Part of the Leishmania infantum JPCM5 genome chromosome 34 genome, ctcgcCGTTAACCGTCCCTGCGGACGCTCAtgctccctctttctctcctcagGCCTTGTCGCCGTCTCCACCCCTCACTGAGCGCGTTACCGCCGTTACAGCCTTGCCGCTCTCCCGTAAGGCACCGTTGCGCACATGTGCGGGTCCGTGCGCAGGTTTTACGCGTCGCTGCAAGTAAACAACGAATCATTAAACCGAGAAGAAACATCCGTTTGGCGACTCGCGAAAGTCGGCGGGAAACCAGATCAGCAGTCGGTAGGGCAATCGGAAAAGGGAGGGTGGGACCCCCAGTCGCTTTCCTGCTCTCTTCAatctgtgtgcctgtctgtctgctCCTCCCTCTACTCGTTAGACGGCCGTGCTGACGGTGCGCCATCGTGTGTAGCCCGCCTCGTTGCTCGCCCCTCGCCTCCAGCTTCTTTGTCTCCTTGAGGGCGCGTACCGTTCCGTTTCACGTCCATCTCCTCGTGACTaaccaccccctccttcctaGCTCAGCGGCCCTCACGTAAAAGGTGAAGCGcgtacgcatacacacacgacGGCACACGCAATGTCTCAGACTGCCACCACGGCTGCGCAGTttgtgcagccgctgcttgATAAGCCGGTGGAGGTGACCTCGATCAAGTACAGTCTCCTCTCTGAAGACACGATCCACCGCCTCTCGGTCCTGCCCTGCCACCGCGTGATTGGGACCGAAAAGAACTTCGGCGTCAACGATGGCCGCCTTGGCCCGAGTGACCGCTTATCGGTGTGCAACACCTGCGGTCAGCGCAGCATCGAGTGCACTGGCCACGCCGGCCACATCGACCTCGAGGTGCCCGTCTTCCACCTCGGCTACTTCTCTGCAGTCATTCGAGTGTGCCGCACAATCTGCAAGCGCTGCTCCAACGTGCTCCTCACGCGAGAGGAAATGGAGTACTACCTGCACCGGCTGAGGTCCACGACAcacgagccgcagcagcgcgccgccatcatcaAGGGCATCCAGGAGGACGCCTACaagacgcgcgtgtgcctcaTGTGCGGTGGGCTGAACGGCACGGTGCGGCGGGTGCGGCCAATGCGCATCGTCCATGAAAAGTACCTCGTCGATttgcgccgcggcgagcaGGCGAATGAGGACCCGACGGCGTTTTTccaggaggagctgcggtcTGCTGCGATGCACAACTCGGAGGTGGGCGCGCACAAGGAGTTCGTACACGAGTTCCTGCACCCGCAGCGTGTGAAGGAGCTTTTTGAAGCGATTCCGCGGGAGCAGGTGCCGTTGCTAGGCCTGCAACCTGGCACCAGTCCATGCAGCCTTCTCATCAGCACCTTGCTCGTCCCacccgtgtgcgtgcggccGCGCGGCATGTCGACGACGAACCACATCCGCGAGGATGACTTGACGACGCAGTACAACGAGATTCTAATCTGCTCTGACATGATGAGCGACGGCACAAacgacgccgcgcgcagcgTAGAGACgtgggagctgctgcagacgcgtgtggcgcggctgctggatgcggcgctgccggggTTTCCTTCGCACCTGCGCACCGTCGAGTGCAAGTCCTACGCGCAGCGCATGAAAGGCAAGCAGGGCCGTTTCCGGGGCAACCTTAGCGGCAAACGCGTCGACTTCTCTGGACGGTCTGTCATTTCACCCGACCCAAACCTTCGCATCGACGAGCttgccgtgccgctgcgcgtcgcgcgtgtgctgaCGTACCCGCAGCGCGTCTTTGCTGGCAACATCCAGCTCATGCGCCGGCTCGTGCGCAACGGCCCGCACGTGCACCCGGGCGCCCTCACAGTTTACCTCTCGAAGGAGTGCTCGCGCAAGTCGCTGCGCAACGCCCGCGACCGTGAGGCCATCGCCGCGCGCCTCAGCATAGGCGACGTCGTGGAGCGGCACGTGATGAACGGCGACTACATCCTCTTCAACCGCCAGCCGTCGCTCCACCGCATCTCGCTCATggcgcaccgcgcgcgcgtgctgccctTCCGCACATTCCGGTTCAATGAGTGTTGCTGCGCGCCGTACAACGCCGACTTCGACGGAGACGAGATGAACATTCACGTTGTGCAGACGGAGGAGGCCCGCGCagaggcgaaggagctgATGCTGACGTCGCACAACATCATCACTGCCAAGAACGGTGAGCCCATCATCGCGTGCACGCAGGACTTTCTGACCGCCGCCTACCTGGTGACCGCCCGTGACGCTCTTTTCGACCGTGCTTCCTTCACGCAGATGGTGTCCCACTGGCTTGGCAACGAGACCCAGTACACGCTGCCGATTCCAGCCATCCTGAAGCCGGCGGAGCTGTGGACCGGCAAGCAGCTCTTCGAGCTCATCCTTCGGCCAACGCCAgagacgcagctgctgctgaacttGGAAGCGAAGGCTCGCTTTTACTCTGGTGCTGGCCGGCACGACGATCCGGCGGAGGGGTATGTGGCGTTCCTCGACTCCGTCTTTCTCTCCGGCCGACTCGACAAGAAGCTGCTGGGTGGCGGCGCCAAGGACGGGCTCTTTGCCCGCCTCTACGCTCTGGGCGGAGGGGAGCAGACGGCGACGTGCATGTCGCGCATCGCGCAGTTCACCGCCCGCTACCTTCAGAACTACGGCTTCTCCCTTGGTCTCGGTGATGTGTCGCCAACGCCGTCGCTCAACGAGAAGAAGGCCGCCGTGCTGGCTGTGTCGTTCGACAAGTGCGATCGTCTCATCTCTCTCGCCAAGACGGGCCGGCTCATCCCCAAGCCTGGGATGAGCGTGAAGCAGAGCCTGGAGGCGATGCTGAACGCGGAGCTGTCGCAGGTGCGTGACGCGTGTGGCTCGGCCGCCGTGCAAGCGCTGGATGCCAAGTCGAACGCACCTCTTATCATGGTGAATTCTGGGAGCAAAGGCAGCGCCCTCAACACTGCACAGATGATGGCGTGCGTGGGGCAGCAGACGGTCAGCGGCAAACGCATCATGAACGCCTTCCAGGACCGCGCCCTGCCGCACTTCCCGCGTTTCGCCGAAGACCCCGCGTCGCGCGGCTTCGTGGCCAGCTCCTTCTACTCTGGCCTGTCGCCGACGGAGTTCTTCTTCCATGGCATGGCTGGTCGCGAGGGTATTGTCGATACAGCCGTCAAGACCGCAGAGACTGGCTACATCTACCGCCGCCTCAGCAAGGCCATGGAGAACCTGAGCGTTGGCTACGACGCCTCTGTGCGTAGCGTGCAGGGAAGCATTGTTCAGCTGCGGTACGGCGAGGATGGCATGGACCCGTGGCTGATGGAGGGGGCGCACGGCACGCCACTTAACCTCGATCAGGAGTGGCTCAGCAACCGTGCCGCCTACGCCCGCTTTCGAAAGCACATCGACAATGTCTTGAgcgtgggagggggcagTGGTGGGCTGGCCGCATCAGCGGATCCGCTCCTCCAAACGTACCGCAGGCTCTACGATGAATGGCACGCCGTGTCCATGCTCCCTGGCGAGCTGGATACCTTCGTGCATCACCTGCTGCACGCGGATGAGGCGACGCTCGCCTCCTGCGCGCGCCTGatgaaggcggaggcggcgatacgcggtgcggcgccgtcgtctgcgGCCGCCGGTCTGCAGTTGTTacagcagctcgcgcagcagcacggcagcgaccgcctgcgcagcgacaTTCAGGCGTTCTTCCGCAAGAAGCGCGAcgagctggtgcagctgcggcagaaaCTGAAGCTACCCCTGGACGCCCATGCCCCTGCGGCCGCTGAGCTTGCAGCGGCGAGCGCTAAGGCAGTTCGTGGCGGGGAAAAGCGCAAGCCAAGTCCACACAACGGCGTGCAGCCATCCGTCAAAGCCGATGCGTCGgccagcgcagctgccgtgcaGGCGTTTGCAGAGTCGCTTCAGGCCGAGCTGCTGCCACTCACCAAAGGCATGCTGCTTCACTTCCTCGAGGCTTCAGCGCGCAAGGTGCACCGCAAGCTGTGCGAGCCCGGCACGCcgtgcggcgccatcgccgctcAGTCTGTGGGTGAGCCGAGCACACAGATGACGCTCCGCACGTTCCACTTTGCAGGTGTGGCCAGCATGAGTATCACGCAGGGTGTGCCGCGCCTCGTGGAAATCATCAATGCCAACAAGAGCATCGCCACTCCGGTCATCACGGCTCCAATTGTGCTAGAGGACGAATTCACGTCGATAGACCTCGCGCCGGCGAGTCGTACGCAGTACCAagccgcgcgcgcggtgAAGGGTCTGATGGAACGggtgctgctgaaggagatCGCACGCGAAATGGTTGAGGTTGTGACGCCGCGGGCGTATTACATTCACATCTTCCTCAACATGGAGCTCAtcgagcgcctcctgctgccaatcgatgcggcggtggtgtgccAGCGGCTCtacgcggcggccgcgcggccaatgtcgccgctgcgccatctcTCCGAGGCGTGCGTCGACGTGGTGAGCCGCGATTCCCTCGTCGTCAAGTCCTATGAGAAGGACCCGGCGCGGGTGCATTTTAACGTTCAGCACCTGCTCACCCTCCTGCCCGATCTCGTGGTCGGTGGCGTCCCAGGCGTCAACCGCGTCATGATTGCCGACCGCtcggagaagctgctggcggagggAGCGGAGCTCTTGTCGGTCATGTCGCTGCCGTACGTGGATGGTGTGCGCACCACGTGCAACCACGTCGCCGTCATAGAGCGCGCGCTCGGCATCGAGGCCGCCCGCGAGACCATCGTGAAGGAAATTACGAGCATCTTGCAAGCCTATTCGCTCAACATCGACATTCGGCACATCTACCTCCTGGCCGACGTGATGACGAGTCGCGGCGTTGTTCTCGGCATCACTCGATACGGCATCCAAAAGATGAACAACAACGTCCTCACCATGGCGTCCTTCGAGCGCACCACGGAGCACTTGTACAATGCGGCGAtgacggagagggaggacgTCAACCTCAGCGTCTCCGAAAGCATCATCATTGGCAAGCCGATCCCCCTCGGCACCAGCAGCTTCAACATCCTGCTCGACAAGGGCAGCATTGCGCCACCCGGCTCCAACACGGGCCGAATGCCGTCGCCCCGGCGCAGCGCCCACGtagcagccacagcggcggcggccttgaAGTCGTCCGGCAAggctgcggtggccggcAAGCACAGCAAGAAGGTGGAGCCGACGCCGAAGGAGGTGTTCCTGCGCAGCTCTTTCATGGCgtacgccgccgcgcacgggGCGGCGACGCATCGAGGTCTGCGTGGCTGCTTTTCGAGTCGGTCCCTCTCCGCCGAGGGCGTCTTCCGGCTGGACCTCTTCGCGTTGTGATATCTCTAGAAAGCTTCGCTACTGcttcatcaccgccgccgtgccccCAAGTCACTgacctctcccctccccgcccacacacacacacacatatatatgtgcgcCTGGTGACGCTGTGAACGTGAGCGTTCAACACCCGTCACCGCATGACGCCTTTGTCGTTGTCTAAATTTTGAATTGAGCAAAAAGGTGAACGACGTTGCTTTCACTGATGCCTGCGTGCACTCCTCTACGGCGGCACGTATTTACGTCGACTCGAACCCCGCCTCAACCCCGGCGCCCAGTTTCACATGCGTGGATGCGGCGTGATTGCACTCTTTGCGGTGCTGGCCAACgtctcgccccctccccctacccACCCCATCgaccggcgccggcgtgagTGTAGGCGTGCTCACTGAATGCAAGCACATGCACTCGATGCCACCGCGCACCCTCCCCTTGTCACTGCTCGGgtagtggcggcggcagcggtaaGAAGAGTATGTATGCGGCGGAGGACACCCGCCAATGCGCGctcccgccccgcccccccccctcgcagATGAGGCTTCCAACGCCTTCTTCACCGCCCTTCTTCTTCGTGTGCACCGCATCTCCCACTGTCCAGCTGGGTGCGTCTTGGCGTCCGTTGCGCACCGCAGGtctcccacccacccctttccctttccctctccctctctcgtgccTCCTCTCGGGCTGAGTGCGTCAGCCGCGCCTTTTTAAATCCAAGCTAATGAGTGCGCATGGGACAGGTGCGGGTGCAGCGATGCCGCTTTCGGTGCCATCGTCCTGGGGCGGCCCAGGGCCTTCCTCGCAAGAAGCCGCCAATGTACGGCCCTCGCTTGCTGTACCAGAGAAACAgtccgcggcggcaggagtCACGGATGGCTttgcgccagcggcagcggcaaagaCCTCACACGCCCCTCCGTCACTCCCTACACCTTCCGTGCTTGCCCAACCACAACCACCCTCTGGGGCAGTCCGTCCCACAGATGCAGAGCCTCCCTCTTCCGCTGCGCCCGCGTCGGCCTTTTCAACGTCGGCGAAGTGCAACGCCACACAACGCAAGGTGGCAAAGTTGCTGGACATCACGACGAGTAGCGAAATCAAGGATCTGGCGAGCTACGTGGACAACATCTTGCCAGGCTACTTCTACTCCCTGGGCGACAGTGAAAAGGACGAGTCCAGCAGTGCCGAAGTCGCGGCCGCCAACGGCCACCGATCTACACCGGCCCCGTCGAGTGCGGCATCCAGCCACAGCAATAACAACAAGACCATCACATCAACCGCACTTCGCAGTGCCCTCGACCATCGTACCATCGACGTGCACAAGAGTTTCCTGCAAGAGTTCACGGCCGTCTACCAGAGCTACCAGCGCGTGGCCGCACAGGTCAACGAGCTGCAGTCCAAGTGCTCTAGCTTGGAAGACACGCTGAACACCACCGCGGGCCGCCCCAGCAGAGAGGTGGAGGACTTCTTTTACCAGATTCAGGCCTACCaagcggagctgcagctggtgcgaAGCCACGACAAGGAGGTGGACGAGTTCCGCAAGCAGCACCActtcggcgccgctgagcagcaggtactagaggagggggcagtCGATATGAACTTCCTCAACGTGCTGGAGCGGGCGCGGCAGGTgcaccagcgcagcagcgagctcATGCAGTCCCAGGAATACCACCAAGGTGCACTGGCAGTTATGGAGTCCACCTACGGGGCCATCACACGCGCTACGGAGAAGATCGCGCGCCATCTTCTCTCCAccgctggcagcggtgagggccgcagcgctggcgtcgccgcgtccgctgcagcaggcggtgccggGTCGATTGCGGCTGATGTGCCGGAGGTCACGGGCTTCCAGCtgcggtgtgtgcgcctcctctACGAGGAGAGTCCGTCGCTACACGAGAAGTTTCTCGATgaggtggcgcggctgcgtcgggCGTCGGTTCTGCGGCGCTACTTCCACCTCCTCACCACCGGCTCGGCGAACACGTCCACTGGCCTCTACCAGTCCGGAGGTCAGCCCTCCGCGtacgacggcggcgttggcagTAGGCACGGTAGCAGCGAGGCAGGGATGGGGGCCCGCCCCCTCGAGGCGGAGCTGAACAACCCCACCTATTTCTTCAGCTCTCTTTGCGCGTGGCTGCACCAGACCATCGCCGAGGAGCAGGACTTTATTCACAACTTCTTTGTAAGCGATGAGCCGGAGGTGGGGCagggagggcggcgcagccacgcgacgacagcggcgccgtcgtcggcttGTCTACAAGCGGGAAGCGACGCTgcacgagctgcgcgcgacaaggcacggcagcaggcgtTGCTCGAGGGCGTGTTCGGAGGGGTGTGCAAGCACATCCGGGCGGCGCTCGACAACGTTCTGGAGCGGCTGGGGCGAACAGCGGCCGTGCTCGGTGCGGCCACATGTAGCTCGGAGGGTGAAGGCAGAGCTAGCGGCTGCGGAAGCATCGCCCTCTCAGGCAGCGCGGATGCCCTCGCCCCGCGCAAGGGCCCACGTGGCCTGACTGGCGGCTTGACACGCTTGTTCATGGCCGCCACTGGTCGCTCGCCCATCGCGGCCTTCCGTGGCGCTGGGCATGACGAATCCAATGCGCTTCTTCAGCGATACGCCGGCGTCACGACCCGCGCGCAGCAAGAAGCCGTGGCCTCATCGATGCTGCGCCCCCCGCTGCAGGGAATCCAGACCTGCGTGACGCTAGTGCAGCTGTTTGAGTACTACACTGCCACAACGTTCGCGCCACTGTTGGGGGAAGACTCGGCGCTTACCCGGCTGATCCGCAAAACCGCTCCTCAGAAAACGCGAGAGCTCttccagcgcctgctgcatGTCTTAACCGCGCACCTGTTGGACAGCACAGCGGGCATCATTGGCCGCACCGCGACACTGAGGAGGTTGGCGTCGTCTCACGCGCTAAAGCAGGCGGCTGACGGTGACGACGCACAAGGTGTCTCGCCGCTTGCAgcagagcgccgcgccgtcacTAAAACTGGCCCATCGACGTTTGTGCTCGACTTCCTCGTCACCTTCACGTACGGCAACGACGCGAACAGCCTCGGTGGCGCGCCCAATGGGTCGGAGAGCGCACTGCTGAAcgacagcgagagcgacATTTACatgtccttctcctccctctccgctgctgccgccacgacTCGATTCCGGCAGGCAAACGATGGCCAGCTACTGCATCACAGCGCGCACGACCTCCGGCGCGTTCTATCGCAGCTTATCCTGCCCCCATCCCCAGAGGTGGCGGCGTACTGCGCTGTCGTGCACTCGGTGCTTCAGGACACTGCGCGTCAAGTCGAGCTTCTGGGTGCGatcgccgagcagcagcgcgctgcaGTGGCCCAGGGGCACCGCTCGAGTGGCCCGGCCGCAGCCTCAGACGCCggtgtggcggcgctcgctACACACACTGAGGTAACGTTTTTTGTGCAGGAGATGCTACAATCGCTGCTGAAGGCCGCGCGCTCGGTGGAGGCGGACGGGCCGCTACGGACGAATCTCGACGACCCGTGTCGTGCGATCGTGGAGTACAATGTGCTTTACCAACTGCGTGACGTGCTTGAACAGCACGCGGCAGTGCTTGGGGTGCTCTTCAAGGGTTCAGACGCACAAGGTCAAGAGGCGGAGCGAACGTTGGACTCTATTCGGATGGAGTGTTCCACCACCATGACCGCTCTGCGTCAGCGCCTTGTGTCCGCGTGGACAACCGCCGTCGAACTCTTCTACTTTCCTGTGTCGACGGAGGCCGTTGTCGCGGCGATGtcgagcgccgcggccgcggaaGCCAATGAAAAACGGCTCATCACCGTCAAGAAGGATGTGCGGCGTGTGCTGAAGCAGTTCGTAAACGTGTACAACACCATCGCCTCCTTGGGCCACTTGCCGGAGCCCGTGCCCCTTCTTTTGgccctcgccggcggcgacgacgtgtGCGAAGAAGTGCGCCGAAAAGTCACCCTGAGCATCGTGGAAGATGTGTACACGGCGGAGTTCAAGATGCTGTCTTATTTGCCGCCCACCGAGGAGCTCGTAGCGGTGCAAACCGAAATGGCGCCGCAGAATTTGCTCAAGCTGGTCGActtcagctcctccgcaCCCGCCGCAACGTCGCAGCCCCTTTCGTCGTGAGGCGGCAGTTTTCAGCGACGCAGAGGTcagtgcggcggcggcggacagGAGAgttttgtgtgtatgtgtgtgtgtgtggggggggggggcattcGTCTATcatagcagcagcaggaaacAGCGTGCAACCACGCAAGCATCGATACCGCTTGTTGTTGGCAGCTGGATGTTGTTGTGATGTGCGTCTTTGTGCCTGCTTGCGGTCCTCTCGGGTGCTGCCTCAAGAaggctgtgcgtgtgtggctcTGTGCGGCAGGCATCCGCCCCGCTGCCTCTCGTGTGACGCCTGCAATCCCTCACGTCTGTCGTCCTCTACCACGTCGCATCCTCGGGTCTGCGGGCCCCACGTCTCATCTTCGTGCGCACACAACTCGCGTCTACGTGTGCTTCGGTCATGTGCTCCGTCTTGAAATAGCGTCAGCACATGCGAACAACATCACAACGAcagagcaccgccgcacgccgGAGCGCGTGCCGCGGTGGGCTTCCGGCACGGGCTCATTGCCCCcgcccgtgtgtgtgtgagtgtgtgtcgTCACGCACTTGCGACCGTGAAAGAGGGAAAGCGTGAGCGCTCAGATCCGTTGTACGTTCTGCTGCTCCTCAAAGGACAGCTGCACATCACACGCGCGGCGGATCAATGCTGGTCAACGGTCTGCCGCCAGTAGCAGCCGGTGCGCGCGTCACTTGCTCTTCcgtttctccctctctcccagCCTCCGTCCACTTCACTCCACCGCGGccctcgccatcgccgctttccttcctcccccGTCCCCTTTACTGCCATGGCGGTGCCACGGCAGTTGTTTGCGCAT contains:
- a CDS encoding putative DNA-directed RNA polymerase III largest subunit — protein: MSQTATTAAQFVQPLLDKPVEVTSIKYSLLSEDTIHRLSVLPCHRVIGTEKNFGVNDGRLGPSDRLSVCNTCGQRSIECTGHAGHIDLEVPVFHLGYFSAVIRVCRTICKRCSNVLLTREEMEYYLHRLRSTTHEPQQRAAIIKGIQEDAYKTRVCLMCGGLNGTVRRVRPMRIVHEKYLVDLRRGEQANEDPTAFFQEELRSAAMHNSEVGAHKEFVHEFLHPQRVKELFEAIPREQVPLLGLQPGTSPCSLLISTLLVPPVCVRPRGMSTTNHIREDDLTTQYNEILICSDMMSDGTNDAARSVETWELLQTRVARLLDAALPGFPSHLRTVECKSYAQRMKGKQGRFRGNLSGKRVDFSGRSVISPDPNLRIDELAVPLRVARVLTYPQRVFAGNIQLMRRLVRNGPHVHPGALTVYLSKECSRKSLRNARDREAIAARLSIGDVVERHVMNGDYILFNRQPSLHRISLMAHRARVLPFRTFRFNECCCAPYNADFDGDEMNIHVVQTEEARAEAKELMLTSHNIITAKNGEPIIACTQDFLTAAYLVTARDALFDRASFTQMVSHWLGNETQYTLPIPAILKPAELWTGKQLFELILRPTPETQLLLNLEAKARFYSGAGRHDDPAEGYVAFLDSVFLSGRLDKKLLGGGAKDGLFARLYALGGGEQTATCMSRIAQFTARYLQNYGFSLGLGDVSPTPSLNEKKAAVLAVSFDKCDRLISLAKTGRLIPKPGMSVKQSLEAMLNAELSQVRDACGSAAVQALDAKSNAPLIMVNSGSKGSALNTAQMMACVGQQTVSGKRIMNAFQDRALPHFPRFAEDPASRGFVASSFYSGLSPTEFFFHGMAGREGIVDTAVKTAETGYIYRRLSKAMENLSVGYDASVRSVQGSIVQLRYGEDGMDPWLMEGAHGTPLNLDQEWLSNRAAYARFRKHIDNVLSVGGGSGGLAASADPLLQTYRRLYDEWHAVSMLPGELDTFVHHLLHADEATLASCARLMKAEAAIRGAAPSSAAAGLQLLQQLAQQHGSDRLRSDIQAFFRKKRDELVQLRQKLKLPLDAHAPAAAELAAASAKAVRGGEKRKPSPHNGVQPSVKADASASAAAVQAFAESLQAELLPLTKGMLLHFLEASARKVHRKLCEPGTPCGAIAAQSVGEPSTQMTLRTFHFAGVASMSITQGVPRLVEIINANKSIATPVITAPIVLEDEFTSIDLAPASRTQYQAARAVKGLMERVLLKEIAREMVEVVTPRAYYIHIFLNMELIERLLLPIDAAVVCQRLYAAAARPMSPLRHLSEACVDVVSRDSLVVKSYEKDPARVHFNVQHLLTLLPDLVVGGVPGVNRVMIADRSEKLLAEGAELLSVMSLPYVDGVRTTCNHVAVIERALGIEAARETIVKEITSILQAYSLNIDIRHIYLLADVMTSRGVVLGITRYGIQKMNNNVLTMASFERTTEHLYNAAMTEREDVNLSVSESIIIGKPIPLGTSSFNILLDKGSIAPPGSNTGRMPSPRRSAHVAATAAAALKSSGKAAVAGKHSKKVEPTPKEVFLRSSFMAYAAAHGAATHRGLRGCFSSRSLSAEGVFRLDLFAL